Proteins encoded in a region of the Streptomyces sp. NBC_00310 genome:
- a CDS encoding MFS transporter has product MSARHTPAGAPAVDPRRWKALTVIAIAQLMVVLDATVVNIALPHAQADLNISDGDRQWVITAYSLAFGGLLLLGGRIGDLWGRKRAFVVGLAGFALASALGGAAVNLGMLLASRALQGVFGALLAPAALSLLTVAFTEARERAKAFGIFGAIAAAGGAVGLLLGGVLTEYINWRWCMYVNIVFAVVAAAGATFYINDRGDQRNRDRLDVVGTLLATVGLVALVYGFARAEQDGWDSGLTMGMFVAAVFLLAAFALVESRVKAPLLPLRVITDRNRGGAYLSLGLAMIGMFGQFLFLTYFLQLNKGYSPVLCGIAFLPLVVCLVIGSTQIGTRLVNRVPARFLMGPGFLLAAIGMLLLTRLEVDSSFATHVLPSEILLGLGMGTASMPGMSLATSRVRPQDAGVASAMVNVSQQVGGSIGTALLNTIAASATSSWIAARAFSGSVPETAAQQAAVHGYAVAFGWGTAIMALAALIAFVLVNGGGRGRADSSGEAAEQAQVPVIAH; this is encoded by the coding sequence ATGTCTGCACGTCACACTCCCGCCGGTGCCCCGGCAGTCGATCCACGGCGCTGGAAAGCGCTGACAGTCATCGCCATAGCGCAGCTGATGGTCGTGCTGGACGCGACGGTCGTGAACATCGCACTGCCGCACGCCCAGGCGGACCTGAACATCTCCGACGGCGACCGGCAGTGGGTGATCACCGCCTACAGCCTCGCCTTCGGCGGTCTGCTGCTGTTGGGCGGACGGATCGGCGATCTGTGGGGCCGCAAGCGGGCCTTCGTCGTGGGCCTGGCCGGCTTCGCCCTGGCCTCCGCGCTGGGCGGCGCAGCCGTCAACCTCGGCATGCTTCTCGCCTCCCGCGCCCTCCAGGGCGTGTTCGGCGCCCTGCTCGCCCCGGCCGCTCTGTCCCTGCTCACCGTGGCGTTCACCGAGGCCAGGGAGCGCGCCAAGGCGTTCGGCATCTTCGGCGCCATCGCCGCGGCCGGCGGTGCGGTCGGCCTGCTCCTGGGCGGTGTGCTCACCGAGTACATCAACTGGCGCTGGTGCATGTACGTCAACATCGTCTTCGCCGTCGTGGCCGCGGCCGGTGCCACCTTCTACATCAACGACCGGGGGGACCAGCGCAACCGTGACCGGCTCGACGTCGTGGGCACCCTGCTGGCCACCGTCGGACTCGTCGCCCTGGTCTACGGCTTCGCCCGGGCGGAACAGGACGGCTGGGACTCCGGCCTCACCATGGGCATGTTCGTCGCCGCGGTCTTCCTGCTCGCCGCGTTCGCGCTGGTCGAGTCCCGGGTCAAGGCACCCCTCCTGCCGCTTCGTGTGATCACGGACCGCAACCGTGGGGGCGCCTACCTCTCCCTCGGGCTGGCCATGATCGGCATGTTCGGTCAGTTCCTGTTCCTGACCTACTTCCTGCAGCTGAACAAGGGTTACTCGCCGGTCCTGTGCGGGATCGCCTTCCTGCCCCTGGTCGTCTGCCTGGTGATCGGTTCCACTCAGATCGGCACCCGACTGGTCAACCGTGTCCCGGCCCGATTCCTGATGGGCCCCGGTTTCCTGCTGGCCGCCATCGGCATGCTGCTGCTGACCCGGCTGGAGGTGGACAGCTCCTTCGCCACCCACGTCCTGCCCTCCGAGATCCTGCTCGGCCTGGGCATGGGTACGGCCTCGATGCCGGGCATGAGCCTGGCCACCTCCCGCGTCCGGCCGCAGGACGCGGGCGTCGCCTCCGCGATGGTCAACGTCTCGCAGCAGGTCGGCGGTTCCATCGGCACCGCGCTGCTGAACACCATCGCCGCCAGTGCCACCAGCAGCTGGATCGCCGCACGCGCGTTCTCCGGTTCCGTCCCCGAGACGGCCGCCCAGCAGGCCGCCGTCCACGGCTACGCCGTGGCCTTCGGCTGGGGCACCGCCATCATGGCGCTGGCCGCGCTGATCGCCTTCGTCCTCGTCAACGGTGGCGGCCGCGGCAGGGCCGACTCCTCAGGTGAGGCCGCGGAGCAGGCCCAGGTTCCGGTCATCGCGCACTGA
- a CDS encoding NAD(P)H-dependent amine dehydrogenase family protein has translation MPDQQSHNSRYRVAQWATGNIGTRALRCVLEHPQYDLVGVYVHSDAKVGRDAGELCGTEPTGVRATGDIEDILAAEPNCVLYMPAPEGVKIDDMCRLLESGANIVTSVTASDLTPDAQQQIEAACRRGGASLYATGSSPGWITEVLPLAVTALQRRLDRLTIEEFADMSTRDSPELLSQMFGGDPAAMDLTYLTARLKDGFGNSLRQLADGHSTPLDDITTTASVAVAAKTVKVGSVAIEAGTVAAWRFEVTGLRDGKPFMVIRPTWYVTRDLEPAWEVRDSGWRVVVEGDAPLAIDIRVATENSTAVSPGYTAHIVVNAVPLVCEAQPGIRTTLDLPRMVANLA, from the coding sequence ATGCCTGATCAGCAGTCGCACAACAGCCGCTACCGAGTCGCGCAATGGGCAACGGGCAACATCGGGACGCGAGCCCTTCGATGCGTCCTGGAGCACCCGCAGTACGACCTGGTCGGCGTGTATGTGCACTCCGACGCGAAGGTCGGTCGCGATGCCGGTGAGCTGTGCGGCACCGAGCCGACCGGCGTCCGTGCCACCGGGGATATCGAGGACATCCTTGCCGCCGAACCGAACTGCGTGCTCTACATGCCGGCACCTGAAGGCGTCAAGATCGACGATATGTGCCGGCTCCTCGAGTCGGGGGCCAACATCGTCACGTCCGTCACCGCGTCCGACCTCACCCCTGACGCGCAGCAACAGATCGAGGCAGCGTGCCGGCGCGGTGGGGCGTCGCTCTACGCCACGGGTTCGAGCCCGGGTTGGATCACCGAAGTTCTCCCTCTCGCGGTGACCGCCCTCCAGCGTCGGCTCGATCGCCTGACGATCGAGGAGTTCGCCGACATGTCGACGCGCGACTCGCCGGAACTGCTCTCCCAGATGTTCGGCGGCGATCCCGCGGCGATGGACCTCACCTACTTGACCGCCCGCCTCAAGGACGGATTCGGCAACTCGCTGCGCCAACTCGCCGACGGGCACTCAACACCTCTTGATGACATCACCACGACGGCGTCAGTGGCTGTCGCGGCGAAGACAGTGAAAGTCGGCTCGGTGGCGATCGAGGCCGGCACGGTCGCCGCGTGGCGGTTCGAGGTCACCGGGCTGCGGGACGGCAAGCCGTTCATGGTGATCCGGCCGACCTGGTACGTGACCAGGGACCTCGAACCGGCCTGGGAGGTGCGAGACAGCGGCTGGCGCGTCGTCGTCGAGGGCGACGCCCCGCTCGCCATCGACATCCGCGTCGCCACCGAGAACTCCACCGCGGTCTCACCCGGCTACACGGCCCACATCGTCGTCAACGCCGTACCCCTGGTCTGCGAGGCGCAGCCCGGCATCAGGACCACCCTCGACCTGCCGAGGATGGTCGCGAACCTGGCCTGA
- a CDS encoding helix-turn-helix transcriptional regulator, with amino-acid sequence MDREQHSGGTRGTELGRFLRACRARLMPEEVGLVAGGGRRRTPGLRREELATLAGVSIDYYARLERGTETRPSPSVIDAFARALKLEEDERDHLRALAALAARSTPEPPSAPNRTVRPGVKLLLESLRPYPAHVFSRTGDVLAYNPGGLRLLAGLDDWPAKQRNIARYVFLHPAARGLFDDWHIQVRTCVNGLRALAGREPDAPDLTQLVGELLLKSPEFARLWERYDVKGHTYGRKTFHHPEVGDLTLGYQTMQLLGTPDQCMVVYHAESGTPEHDALTLLDLAAAEAEHTPRLSPDSQTIENA; translated from the coding sequence ATGGATCGTGAGCAGCACAGCGGCGGCACCCGCGGTACGGAGCTGGGGCGCTTCCTGCGCGCCTGCCGTGCCCGGCTGATGCCCGAAGAGGTGGGCCTGGTGGCCGGCGGTGGGCGACGCCGGACTCCCGGACTGCGCCGGGAGGAGCTGGCCACTCTCGCCGGCGTCAGCATCGACTACTACGCGCGGCTGGAGCGCGGCACGGAGACCCGGCCCAGCCCGTCCGTGATCGACGCCTTCGCCCGCGCGCTGAAGTTGGAGGAAGACGAGCGCGATCACCTACGCGCTCTCGCCGCTCTCGCGGCCCGGTCGACGCCCGAGCCGCCGTCGGCGCCCAACCGCACCGTGCGGCCCGGCGTCAAGCTGCTGCTGGAGAGTCTGCGCCCCTACCCCGCGCACGTGTTCAGCCGTACCGGCGACGTGCTGGCGTACAACCCGGGCGGGCTGCGGCTGCTCGCCGGCCTGGACGACTGGCCGGCGAAGCAGCGCAACATCGCCCGCTACGTCTTCCTGCACCCCGCCGCCCGAGGCCTGTTCGACGACTGGCACATCCAGGTCCGCACCTGCGTCAACGGACTGCGCGCCCTGGCCGGCAGGGAGCCGGACGCACCCGACCTGACGCAACTCGTCGGCGAACTCCTGCTCAAAAGCCCCGAGTTCGCGCGCCTGTGGGAGCGCTACGACGTCAAGGGCCACACCTACGGTCGCAAGACCTTCCACCACCCCGAGGTCGGGGACCTCACCTTGGGCTACCAGACCATGCAACTGCTGGGCACCCCGGACCAGTGCATGGTCGTGTACCACGCCGAGTCCGGAACACCCGAACACGACGCGCTGACTCTGCTCGACTTGGCCGCGGCCGAGGCCGAGCACACGCCGAGGCTCTCGCCCGACAGCCAAACCATCGAGAACGCGTGA
- a CDS encoding aldo/keto reductase, which translates to MEYRRLGNTGTVVSNLALGTMTFGDETSKEEAFAQMDAFLEAGGNFFDTADLYNRGVTEEIIGRWLESRPSEVTDRVVLATKGRFPFTDDVNDVGLSRRHLSRALDGSLRRLGVDCVDLYQVHAWDPLTPIEETLSFFDSAVRAGKIRYAGLSNFTGWQLQLAVSTARANGWPVPVTLQEQYNLAVREVEWEVLPAAAHNGLGVLPWSPLASGFLTGKYARGVQPGPDTRAGGDNPLYQYTSANYANADRTWAAADAVVQVAEKTGASPAQVALSWVADRDEVTSVIIGARDMKQLTDNLGAADLHLDVGAVAFLDKASDPGPAPYPYGPFGLAQSARTVNGGAELD; encoded by the coding sequence ATGGAATACCGCCGACTCGGCAACACGGGCACGGTGGTGTCGAACCTCGCGCTCGGCACCATGACGTTCGGTGACGAGACCTCGAAGGAGGAGGCGTTCGCCCAGATGGACGCCTTCCTGGAAGCGGGCGGAAACTTCTTCGACACCGCTGATCTCTATAACCGCGGCGTGACGGAGGAGATCATCGGCCGGTGGCTCGAGAGCCGTCCGAGCGAGGTCACCGACCGGGTGGTGCTCGCCACCAAGGGCCGGTTCCCGTTCACCGACGACGTCAACGACGTCGGCCTGTCCCGGCGCCATCTCTCCCGGGCGCTGGACGGCTCGCTGCGCCGACTGGGTGTGGACTGCGTCGACCTGTACCAGGTGCACGCCTGGGACCCGCTGACCCCGATCGAGGAAACCCTGTCGTTCTTCGACTCCGCCGTCCGGGCGGGCAAGATCCGCTACGCGGGCCTGTCGAACTTCACCGGTTGGCAGCTCCAGCTCGCGGTCTCCACCGCCCGCGCGAACGGCTGGCCGGTCCCGGTGACCTTGCAGGAGCAGTACAACCTCGCCGTCCGCGAGGTGGAGTGGGAGGTCCTACCGGCGGCGGCGCACAACGGCCTCGGCGTGCTCCCCTGGTCGCCCCTGGCGAGCGGCTTCCTGACGGGCAAGTACGCGCGCGGCGTCCAGCCAGGGCCCGACACCCGGGCCGGGGGAGACAACCCGCTGTACCAGTACACCTCGGCCAACTACGCCAACGCCGACCGGACCTGGGCCGCGGCCGACGCCGTCGTCCAGGTCGCTGAGAAGACCGGCGCCTCGCCCGCCCAGGTGGCGCTGAGCTGGGTCGCCGACCGGGACGAAGTCACCTCGGTCATCATCGGTGCCCGTGACATGAAGCAGCTGACCGACAACCTCGGCGCCGCCGACCTGCACCTGGACGTGGGCGCTGTGGCCTTCCTCGACAAGGCCAGCGATCCTGGCCCGGCGCCTTACCCCTACGGCCCGTTCGGCCTCGCGCAGAGCGCCCGGACCGTCAACGGCGGCGCTGAGCTGGACTGA